In the Candidatus Nitrosocosmicus arcticus genome, TATTAATATTCTTCCGACATACAGAGCCAAAAAGGAAAAGCCTACATTTGCAATGGTATTAATCATCATATTTAGAATCTGTTTGTTTTCTATGAGCACTATATTTTCTAAGGCGAACGAAGACATAGTGGTAAGAGAACCACAAAATCCAATAGCGACTAGAAAAGAATATCTTTGGTCTAAATTCCAGTTGACTAAAAAAACGGAAAATATTCCTAGGATAA is a window encoding:
- a CDS encoding fluoride efflux transporter FluC; translated protein: MKGIEFVLLAAGAILGAYIRYKITSFPLILGIIGSNVLIVNIIGSFILGIFSVFLVNWNLDQRYSFLVAIGFCGSLTTMSSFALENIVLIENKQILNMMINTIANVGFSFLALYVGRILITQLLQ